A region from the Triticum urartu cultivar G1812 chromosome 1, Tu2.1, whole genome shotgun sequence genome encodes:
- the LOC125533183 gene encoding putative disease resistance protein RGA1, translated as MSIPASMSLSAVGVVGAVNECVTLFQWAKSAIPSLYSRWSGSQEQILQDHVLQLESGLQRLRDTLPAMYDLVNKAEWRSHEPVVAKLLPNLKDAVAEAEDLLDEFGWYEKKVQVEGNASQSSFIDFFHTVVQGSFNKLNDVQLRLNHLSSQLENMGLRGVTRCFDKLVRPETTSLPNETKIFGRDKELKQLLGFLNVPTISKRKRATKTSSINASASNHVSNESRALDLPVLPIVGIGGVGKTTLAQHICSHQQVKSHFELIIWICVLDDFDVKRLTKEVIQSCTGNEATSDNLDSLQRALSNHVNNKRLLIVLDDTWDDALKENGQCWKRFCAPFRSALDGSTMLVTTRCPNVSQGVRTMEPIIVEGLKDDIFWNFFKLCAFGSEGSNSDPELEHIGKCILPKLKGSPLAAKTLGRMLSMDLQASHWNSIRESELWELKQEETDILPALRLSYMYLPFYLKQCFAFCAVYPKDYKFDKTLLVEIWAAEGLVDPQGGIPIQDIGYQYFEDLVTRSFFQKISSRYMSYQIILATGSIFGTLRSSKLILYAKNCRLESLPDGFIKLISLRKFESVGLTYYDGRRMCLGHTNKCREFTLLKNLNRFRGHLQLIDVRVLSKDHAAEADLKNKKYLHGLKLDMGKPEDHAIYYHGLYIPNNDIEVVEVLQPPLSLKSLVLKYYDSISLPSWFQPKNLTSLKSLTFECCFQLGSISPPFISRGININAIPAVAIFLCLEEVTIDGCDNISSIEHFLHPDYVPAIKKIRIKKCNMLASVATEKFGDFHFLEELEVHHCPKFCSQRLVSSSLKKLGLHSSGLFWTIDCCSLTYFHLEWEFVTSIDLEMWSLPSLRELIIRCKALASIGGSLTAFSSLRILTVIYCDKLSTLDDLLTQEYLPAIEEINIRHCHELLSLPAERFGSFSNLKHMEVLQCPSLSWQQGLALPSSLQRLSLMRCGDASPYVLNCLRNLTSLVSLNMGGCTGITSIPSDIWLGNLASLEKLVIKDCPNLVSIGGAKAVAKIKTVEISMCPKLKEAEQINKISRLSCIPSTISHICTDNYQFPVCTIVANSL; from the exons ATGTCTATTCCAGCCAGCATGAGCTTATCCGCTGTTGGGGTCGTTGGTGCCGTCAACGAATGTGTCACTTTGTTTCAATGGGCCAAATCTGCCATTCCCTCTCTTTACTCCCGATGGAGTGGCTCACAGGAGCAGATTCTCCAGGACCATGTGTTGCAGTTGGAGAGTGGCCTACAACGCCTCAGGGACACCCTTCCTGCAATGTACGACCTCGTTAATAAAGCAGAGTGGAGAAGCCACGAACCTGTTGTGGCCAAGCTCCTTCCTAATCTCAAGGATGCAGTAGCTGAGGCCGAGGATCTTCTTGATGAATTTGGATGGTACGAGAAGAAGGTACAAGTGGAGGGCAATGCAAGCCAATCTTCTTTCATTGACTTCTTTCATACCGTCGTACAAGGCAGCTTCAACAAACTGAATGATGTACAATTGAG GTTGAACCATCTTTCAAGTCAGCTAGAAAATATGGGGCTTCGTGGAGTTACACGATGCTTTGACAAATTAGTCAGGCCAGAGACCACATCCTTGCCAAATGAAACAAAAATATTTGGTCGTGACAAGGAACTAAAGCAGCTATTGGGATTTCTCAATGTACCTACAATTTCAAAACGCAAGAGAGCAACTAAAACTAGTTCAATCAATGCATCAGCAAGCAACCATGTTAGTAATGAATCAAGAGCATTGGATCTTCCTGTTTTGCCAATTGTTGGAATTGGTGGTGTTGGAAAGACTACATTGGCCCAACATATTTGTAGCCATCAACAAGTGAAATCTCACTTTGAACTGATAATTTGGATTTGTGTTTTAGATGACTTTGATGTGAAGAGGTTAACTAAAGAAGTAATACAATCATGTACTGGAAATGAGGCAACCAGTGATAATTTGGATTCTCTTCAGCGTGCTCTCTCTAACCATGTGAACAACAAAAGGTTATTGATAGTTCTTGATGACACGTGGGATGATGCCTTGAAGGAAAATGGGCAGTGTTGGAAGAGGTTTTGTGCACCTTTTAGAAGTGCCCTAGATGGAAGTACAATGTTGGTCACCACTAGATGTCCAAATGTTTCCCAGGGGGTACGCACAATGGAGCCGATTATAGTTGAAGGTCTGAAGGACGACATCTTTTGGAATTTCTTCAAATTGTGTGCGTTTGGATCAGAGGGTTCTAACAGTGATCCTGAGTTAGAGCACATTGGTAAATGTATACTTCCTAAGCTGAAGGGTTCACCTTTGGCCGCAAAAACTCTAGGGCGCATGTTAAGCATGGACCTTCAAGCATCGCATTGGAATTCCATACGTGAGAGTGAACTGTGGGAGTTGAAACAAGAGGAGACTGACATTTTGCCTGCACTTCGGTTGAGCTACATGTATTTACCGTTCTATTTGAAGCAATGCTTTGCATTTTGTGCTGTGTACCCCAAAGATTACAAATTTGATAAGACACTCTTAGTTGAAATTTGGGCGGCAGAAGGCCTTGTGGATCCTCAAGGTGGTATTCCGATTCAAGATATTGGTTATCAGTATTTTGAAGACCTTGTCACACGATCCTTCTTCCAAAAAATCAGCAGTAGATAT ATGAGTTACCAGATAATATTGGCAACTGGAAGCATCTTCGGTACATTGAGATCGTCAAAGCT GATTTTATATGCCAAGAATTGCAGGCTAGAGAGCTTGCCCGATGGCTTTATTAAGTTGATTAGTTTACGGAAGTTCGAATCAGTTGGATTAACATATTATGATGGGCGTCGTATGTGTCTTGGTCACACCAATAAGTGCAGAGAATTTACGTTACTAAAGAATCTGAACCGGTTTCGTGGGCACTTGCAGCTTATTGATGTTCGCGTGCTAAGTAAGGATCATGCCGCAGAAGCAGACCTGAAGAATAAGAAATATCTTCATGGGTTGAAACTGGATATGGGGAAGCCTGAGGATCATGCCATATATTACCATGGGCTTTATATCCCCAACAATGATATAGAAGTGGTTGAAGTTCTGCAGCCTCCTCTCAGTCTGAAGTCTCTCGTCCTAAAATATTATGACAGTATCTCGCTCCCAAGTTGGTTTCAACCAAAAAACCTGACAAGCTTAAAATCACTTACTTTTGAATGTTGTTTTCAACTTGGGAGCATATCACCTCCCTTTATCTCACGTGGAATAAACATAAATGCGATACCTGCAGTTGCTATATTCTTGTGCCTGGAAGAGGTAACCATTGATGGGTGCGACAATATATCAAGCATCGAGCATTTTCTGCATCCCGATTATGTACCAGCCATCAAGAAAATAAGAATTAAAAAGTGCAACATGTTAGCATCAGTAGCAACTGAGAAGTTTGGGGATTTTCATTTCCTTGAAGAACTGGAGGTGCACCATTGTCCAAAATTCTGCTCCCAAAGATTGGTATCGTCGTCCCTTAAGAAACTCGGCCTGCATAGTTCTGGTCTCTTTTGGACTATTGACTGCTGCTCCCTCACCTACTTTCATTTGGAATGGGAGTTTGTCACATCCATTGATCTAGAAATGTGGAGTCTTCCATCTCTACGGGAGTTAATCATTAGATGCAAAGCTCTTGCATCTATTGGAGGCAGCCTTACAGCATTCTCATCCCTTAGGATCCTAACAGTTATATACTGTGATAAATTGTCCACGCTTGATGACCTCCTAACACAAGAATATCTACCTGCTATTGAGGAAATTAACATCAGACATTGTCACGAGTTACTTTCTCTTCCAGCTGAAAGGTTTGGGAGTTTTTCTAATCTAAAACATATGGAGGTTTTACAGTGCCCAAGTCTCAGCTGGCAACAAGGATTAGCACTGCCATCATCTCTTCAAAGGCTCAGCTTAATGCGATGTGGGGATGCCTCTCCATATGTTCTTAACTGCCTACGGAACCTCACCTCCCTTGTCTCACTGAACATGGGTGGATGCACCGGTATAACATCCATTCCAAGTGACATTTGGCTCGGTAATCTTGCATCACTTGAGAAATTGGTGATCAAGGATTGTCCAAACCTAGTTTCAATTGGTGGAGCAAAGGCAGTTGCAAAAATAAAGACTGTGGAGATATCCATGTGCCCGAAGTTAAAGGAAGCGGAGCAGATCAACAAAATATCCCGCCTAAG TTGCATACCATCAACAATTTCCCATATTTGTACTGATAACTATCAGTTCCCAGTTTGCACCATCGTAGCAAACTCGTTGTAA